A single region of the Salvia miltiorrhiza cultivar Shanhuang (shh) chromosome 8, IMPLAD_Smil_shh, whole genome shotgun sequence genome encodes:
- the LOC130998174 gene encoding transcription factor MYB114-like, whose product MDNNNINNNGVGVRKGAWTKEEDALLRDCVHKYGEGKWHLVPLRAGLNRCRKSCRLRWLNYLRPNLNRGFFTNDEVDLIVRLHKLLGNRWSLIAGRLPGRTANDVKNYWNCHISKGPTPARGKTLTERTPQAKKCQDQALIIMAC is encoded by the exons atggataataataatattaataataatggaGTGGGAGTGAGGAAAGGTGCATGGACCAAAGAGGAAGATGCTCTCCTCAGAGACTGCGTTCATAAATATGGAGAGGGGAAATGGCATCTCGTTCCTCTCAGAGCTG GATTGAACAGATGTAGGAAGAGTTGCAGGCTGAGATGGCTCAACTATCTCAGACCTAATCTTAACAGAGGCTTCTTTACTAATGATGAAGTCGATCTCATCGTCAGGCTTCATAAATTGTTAGGAAATAG ATGGTCGCTGATCGCCGGCAGACTTCCTGGGAGGACTGCAAACGACGTTAAGAACTACTGGAACTGCCATATCTCGAAGGGACCGACACCGGCCCGAGGAAAAACCCTCACCGAGA gaactccacaggCGAAGAAGTGTCAAGACCAGGCCCTGATCATCATGGCGTGCTGA